The Pirellulaceae bacterium region GCGGCCCTCCGAGCATGGCCAAACTGTGCGGACTTGCGCTTCTTGATCGGGAATCCTAACCTAATTTAAAAAGATTTGCGCTGGCTCTCGAGACGCTCGGGTCGAGTAGCAGAACCGCTAACCGCGCACGCGGTTGGTAGGATGAAACAAAGTCGGACGGGTCCATACGAGTGAGCATACGGTGTGGCACAAGACGCTGCCGACAAGGTCGTCAAGTTGCCGGCTATCGGCAGGGCGAGTGACGTTCACAGCCCAGGAAGGAAATGCACTGGAGTATCGAGAGGGGCTAGTGGATGAGAAGCAAACTTCGCCAGATGAGTTTGCTCAGCCGCTTGAAGCAGTCGCTTGAATTAGTACGCCACGTGGGAATATTCGATCTGCATGGTTTCTATGGTCCGAGCCGGTTTACTTGGCCCGGACGGCTGTTGTCAGGGTAAAGTGCAACTTAGCCTTCTGCATCTGTACGTTGCCCCACGAATTCTCTATACTGCGGAGCTTTACAACGCTCAATCTGAAGGAGGCAACGTCATGCTCGGACTCATGCAGGATTGGCCACTGACGGTCGATCGAATTCTAGATCATGCCAATACCTGTTTCCCGCAGCGCGAAGTGGTGACTCGCAGCTTGGAAGGTCCGATCACGCGCACTAATTACGGCAACATTTGGCGACGCGCCAAGCAGGTCACCAGCGCGCTCAAGCAACATGGCGTCCAACTGGGGGATCGCATCGCGACCTTGGCCTGGAACACGGATCGACACATGGAAGCATGGTACGGTGTGATGGGCATGGGAGCCATCCTGCACACCGTCAATCCTCGACTGTTTCCTGAGCAGATCGTGTGGATTGTCAATCATGCAGAAGATAAGATGTTGTTCTTTGATGCCACTTTTCTACCGTTGGTCGAGAAAATTGCTCCCCATTTGAAGACCGTAAAGAGCTATATCCTGCTGACTAGTCGCGAGCACTTACCGCAGACCACGCTGCCCAACTTGATTGCCTTCGAAGACTTTATTGCTGGTCAATCGACCGATGCGGAGTGGGGCGGATTCGACGAGCACACCGCCTGCGGTTTGTGTTACACCTCGGGAACAACAGGAGACCCCAAAGGCGTATTGTATTCACATCGCTCGAACGTGATTCATGCGCTGGCATCCAATTCGGTGGATTGTTTTGGCGCGGGCGCCAATGATGTCGTGCTGCCGGTAGTGCCCATGTTTCATGCCAATGCTTGGGCGATAGCCTTTGGCGCGCCGATGTGCGGCGCAAAGTTGGTCATGCCCGGTGCCAGACTGGACGGTGCCAGCGTCTATGAGTTGTTAGAAACTGAAAAGGTCACCATGACCGCCGCAGTGCCGACCGTGTGGATGATGCTGCTGAATTACCTGCGTGAGAACAAGCTTAAGCTGACTGCACTCAAGCGCGTTGCCATCGGTGGCGCGGCCGTGCCAGAGATGATCTTGCGAGCCTTCGAGGATGATTATGGCGTTGAAGTCATTCATGCTTGGGGGATGACGGAGATGAGTCCGATTGGCACGATTGGCAAGATGCTACCCGAGCACTACGCTATGGATCGCGAGTCGCAAATTAAGACCAAGCTCAAGCAGGGACGAGCTTTGTTTACCGTCGAGATGAAAATTGTCGATGAGGCTGGTGCAGAGCTGCCTCGCGATGGAAAGGCGTTTGGAAGGCTATTGGTGCGCGGCCCAGCCGTGTCGCGTGCCTACTTCAAAAACGCTGGTGCACGCAATGCAAAAGGCGAATGCCTTGAGCCTGATGGATTCTTTGACACTGGCGACATTGCTACGTTGGACCAGTTGGGCGTTATGCATATCACCGACCGAGCCAAAGACGTCATTAAGTCGGGTGGCGAATGGATTAGTTCGATTGATATCGAGAATATTGCACTCGGCTGCGACGGGGTAGCCAACGCCGCCGTGATTGCCATTGCCCATCCCAAGTGGGACGAACGTCCGCTGCTGATCATCGAGCCCAAGCCAGGTGCGACGCCCACCAAAGAGAAACTGCTGGCCTTTTTGCAGGGCAAGATTGCCAAATGGTGGATGCCCGACGATGTGGCGCTCGTCGAAAAGATTCCCATTGGAGCCACTGGCAAGGTCAACAAGCTGTCGTTGCGGCAACAATTCGAAGGTTACCAGCTACCCCACCAGTAGCTGAGGCGGGACTCGAACCCGCACGGGAGTATCCTCCCACAGGATTTTAAGTCCTGTGTGTCTGCCATTCCACCACTCAGCCTGATCGCAGGATTGTACGTCAGAATCAAATATCATGGAAGTCGTGCATCATGGAGCCCACGAAGGTGTAACCGGTTCCTGTCATGAGTTGGTGGTGGATGCCTCGCGGTCGCTGCTGATCGACTGTGGCTTGTTTCAAGGCAAGGACGCGCGAGCGCATTCCGAGGAGATCGAGTTTTCTATTGCCAACTTGCAAGCACTAGTCGTCACTCATATCCACTTGGATCATGTCGGTCGCATACCCTACCTGATTGGAGCGGGCTTTCGCAAACCGATTTACTGTTCACCACCCAGCGCGAAGCTTTTACCGCTGGTGATGGAGGATGCGGTTCGTATCGGTTTAACGCGCAATCAGCGGTTGATTGAGCGATTTATTGCTGACCTACGTAAGCAGATACGACCTGTTGCATACCATAAATGGAAACGACTGGATGGCGGTGTGCAGATGCGACTAAGCCCTGCTGGACATGTGCTGGGATCTGCCGTCGTTGAATTCGAGAAGGACGGGCAGCGTATCGTATTTAGCGGCGACCTGGGAACGCGTGACCAACCGCTCTTGATACCGCCTGCCAGCCCCGAGAGGGCTGACCTGTTGGTATTAGAGAGTACCTACGGCGATCGTCTGCACGAGGATCGCGGCGATCGAGCGCAACGATTGGAAAAAGTGCTGGTGCACACTTTGGAGAATCAGGGTGTGACGATCATTCCCGCCTTTAGCATTGGGCGGACGCAAGAGCTGTTGTTCGAGTTGAATTCCATTCTCGATCACATTGGCAAGCCGCCCCGCAAGTCATTGCTCAATGGGGTGGATATCATCATCGACTCGCCACTCGCACAGCGTTTTAGCCAAATGTACGATAGCCTGCGTCCGTACTGGAGCGACGAGGCGCGGCAAGTCTTGGAATTTGATGATCAGCCATTTGTGTTTGACAACTTAGTGGATATCGGCAGTTCCGATGAGCATCGCTACACCATCGACTATTTGCAAAAGTCTAAATTGCCTGCCATCGTCATCGCGGCCAGTGGCATGTGCGCTGGCGGGCGGGTGGTTGACTACTTGAAAGAATTCATTGGCGATCCGACGACAGATATCGTGTTTGTGGGCTTTCAGGCCATGGGTACGCCGGGACGCTACATCCAGGATACCGATTGGGTCATGCTGGACGGCCAGCGATATGACATTCGTGCCAGCCGGCACACGCTGAGCGGCTATTCGGCGCACGCTGATCAGGCGGACCTACTGCGGTTTGTGGAAGGAATGCCAGAGCGCCCCAAGGCCATTCGGCTGGTGCATGGTGAACCATCAGCCAAAGAGGTGCTGGCGCAGGAGTTGCGCCAGCGAAACTACACCGTGGTTTGAGGTTGATTGAAATTCACGCAGACAGTCTGTCATAATGTGCTAGAATGACGCTGAAACGAAGCGTTGCTCGACAGGTTGTATCGTAAGCAGAGGAGCTGGTGTCATGTCGCGTGATGAGATTGAATTTGGCGAGCCCGGTGCTACTTGTGCGCCACACCGATCTGATAGGCTACGAAGCCCGTTTTGCGTGGCGATGGTTGTGCTTGTGGTGACTGTTGTAGGCGGCTGGTCAATGCTGGCCGTTGGTTATCGACTGGGGCGCTCGAACCAGAGTAGTGCCCCGGCATTACCGATACCATTGGCGGCCGCAACGGCCGCTTCGTCGGACAACATGGCGATGGCCACCGGTCAGGTAACCGAAGATGCGGAAGGCGTGTTCTTTCTGGATTACAATACCGGTGACCTTCAGTGCTTGATTTTTTATCCGCGCAATGGTGCATTCGGCGCAAGATTCTTTACCAATGTTCGGCCACAATTGGGCGGCATGGGGAAGAACTCGAAGTATCTGATGGTAACCGGAAACATCGGAAACACTCCCACCTCCGGCGGCGGTGCACGGCCAGGCGGAGCGCTGGTCTATGTTACCGATGTGACGACAGGTCTGTTCGCGGCTTATGCCATTCCCTGGAATAGAACGATGGAAAGTTCAGGACGTACACAGGCGGGACCATTGGTTTATGTTGGTGGTGGACCCATCCGCAATTTTGAAATGCAGGACGCAGCCAATCTGCCTGCGGCAATTCAAGACCCCAAGACTCCTAAGATCAAAGCCCCCTAAGGTGTAGCTTGCTTTTGTGGTCCCATTGGTATGATCCCAATGCACATGACGATGCCGAAACATTGTCAATTCACAAAAGCAGCGTGAATTGAAACCAGCAGCCGCACCGCCAGATGAGCGAGCCATTGAGGACACCCGCCCTGGATTGTGACCCAGTACTTCGAATGGCCGGCGGACTAACGGATATGCCGGACTTCAACTGCGTCAATTATGTCATCGTCGGCCGCAGAATTGGGTGCGTTCTGAGACGGCTGTGCCCATGAGCTAGAGTATTGATATGACCAGTGCTGCGCCCCTGCGGATTGTGAGTCTGCAGCCTGGCCGGCGATGCGCATGCGGACCTGTATTAGCTCCGCGAGTCCTGCGAAATAGATAAACCCGGCTATTAATAACAATACCACATTGAGGCTGACCACAGCCCAAATGGCAAAGGCAAGTGCCATCCAGCGGCCAGTGCGGACGGCAACTTGCGTGGCCCGCAAATGGCCCAAGCGAATCGCTAACAGGCTGCGCAGCACCCGGCCACCATCCATCGGAAACGCGGGCAACAAGTTGAAACCGACGAGCAGCAAGTTGACAACCAACAATTGGGCCAGAAAGTTGGTACCCCAACCTACAGCCGGTGCCGAGACATTCGTCATGATTCCCAGAGTTACAGGTGCTATGAACAGCGCGGCGATGGCGATGTTGACTGCCGGTCCAGCTAGTGCGACCACCAACTCCTGAAGTGGCTTGTCGGGCATTCGCTCGATGCGGGCGATGCCGCCAAAGGGCAGCAATGTAATGTCGCGAGTCGGTATGCCGTAATAAGCCGCTGCCGCCGCGTGTCCAAACTCATGCAGCAGTACACAAGCGAAGACGGCTAAGATGAAGGTGACTGCCATCACGCCCTCAACGATCCCGCCAGTGCGCGAGACCGATATCAAATAGAACAACACCAGCACCCAAAAGGACCAGTGCACGTGGACGTCGATACCATAAACCTTGCCGACCTTCATGGCATCTCTTCCACTACGATTACATTACCGCGCGTCTCCAATACCTGTACCTTGGCACCCGCCGCAATGACGCCCCCAGCCCCCATCACCGATACGATGTCATCGCCAAACTGCGCTTTGCCAGATGGGTTAAGGCGCGTGGTTGTAAGTCCAATTTGTCCGACCAAATGATCAAAGTGCGCCAGCGATTCACGCTGCTCCAGTTCCTCGATCGCGTCCGTACCCGTCGGTTGCAGCGACAGCCAACGGAACATGGGCATACTTTCAAACTGTCGTTGCATGAAAACCAGGCCCACGATTCCTGCAACAGCTAATAGCGCGACCCAAAATAGGTTTGCGGCGAATTGTTCTAGTTGCACCGAGTTGCTAGGCCACACAAAAGTTTGCCCTGCCAGCACGAGCGACACCAGTAACATCGTCAGCCCCGTGACGCCGAAGATGCCAAATCCTGGCAACACAAACACTTCGATTGCCAAAGCGAACAGTCCCCCGCAGAACAGTAAGATCTCAAGCCACTCGACGTTCCCATTGAGGGCGGAGATCCAAAAAAATCCTAAGAAGCATAGACCGGCAACCAGACCTCCCAGGCCGATTCCGGGCTGACCGATTTCGGCCATCAGCGCCATCATGCCTATCACCAGCAACAGCCTGGCGATCCAAGGTTGTGCCACGATTCGCTGAATCCACTCATCAAGCCAGGCGGGTTTTACCTGCGGCGGCTCTTCGATCAGGCCAATGCGAGCCAACCCATTGGATGACGTGTCTTCAACGGCGGTGACCAAGCCATAATCCAGTGCCAGCTGCTGTTGAATGGCTTGCCCCCCGGCGACTTGCGTTTTTGGCAACCACAGGTCTCGATCGCGTTTAGCGATTACCTGTTGCTCAGCAAACAGTTCTCGCCGACCAGAGGTCTGATGAACGTAGTTATACGCCGTCGCGTGTTGATCGGCCAGCACAATTAACAAGGGTAACGGTCGTCCCGTGGCTGTGGCCAAATGCTCTAGCACTCGAAACTCTGTGGCGTCAGGACGTACCGTTCGCGACAGCTCAGCGGAAGGGCCAAGCGTTGATTCGCCGATCAAAATGACCTGGTGGCAAGCGACCGGAATCAAACAAGCGGGTCCCTGCAAGGGGCTGCGAATCAAGCTGACCAAATGCAATTCGTCGCGCAGGTCTACCAGCGCGCTGGCTAGGCGCGTGGCTTGATCAAAGTCGGCGTGAAGGTCGTCGACCAACAGCACCAGCAAATTCACTGGCTGCTGCTGGATGGCCTGTTGAACGCCCCGAATCAATTGATTGATGCGATAGTGATCCAATTTCCCCGAAAGCACCACGCTGACGGCTTGCCAGTCGCGCGGTAGCTGAGCCGCTGTTCGGAGGCTTCCGCCAACGCTCAGTGCGGCGGCGAGTTCCAACGAGTTATCGACGGTGGGGTGAATCCACAGCCAATTACGCATCTGCTGGGATGTGAACGCTGCCAGCTCTCGACCATTCCAAACCGATTCATGGATTTCACGCAATCGTCCCTGCTGGGACAGTTGATCAGCCTGCTCCTGAGTTATAACCCGCGTGCCGTCCTCGTCGGTCATCGACACGCGGCGCAATGCGACATTGGGGGCCAGCATAGCCTGCACGACCGATTCGGGGATATTCGTCCGACCACGAGCCAGAATGTCTTGATAGGCGGCCAGGATGGTTGCATCCGCAGCTTGGTCTACAGCGGCGCGGCCCAGCTGAATGTCAGGAACTGCGAAGATCTCTTGGCAGGCCAAAACCGGCAGTACCGCATGCCCTTCGACAGTGGCTGGCAAAAAGGCAACGATACGCAGGCCGGCTGTTTCGCGATCGGTCAGGTACCTTGCCAGTGCCAGGCAACGCTCGAACTGGCTGCCGCTACTGTCGGATCGCGCGTCTTCTCGCTGCGTACTGCCGCCACCTAAAGGCTCAAATTGCAGGACTAGCACCGGCCGCTCGGATGCGTCCTGTCGTGTTGAATCGACAACACTACGAATTTGCTGGATGACCTCGGCATCGCGATTACCAACCAGCGGCAATGGCACGCGAACGACGTAACCGACCCGTCCACCGTCAACTTCGGATGTTTGAGCCACGCCGTGAGCGCCGAACATCAGCAGCAATAGCAGCGGTATTGCCCGGCGAAAGCACGCCATACCCTGGCGACGGTTACCACTACCAAGCTCCGTAAGTTGGCAACCGTAGTTGCGGCGGGAGGACTCCCCTTTCACGGTCGCTGTATTGTGAGTTTGGCAGTCGTTGGATTGCATGTCTTGCACCTGATGAATTGTACCTCACCGTAACAGGCAAGGGCATCCCAGGTTGCTCGCACAATCTGCACCCGACGATCGTTTGAATTTGCTCGCTTGAGTCAGACGACGACCGCCTGTTTGGCCATGGCCTTGTTCGAACCGACCCAACACAGCGGCATACCGGAAACCAGAGCTTCCAACTCGGCACGCCGACGCAGGCCTTCCAACTTGCGAGCCTGCCGAGTTTCGTCTGTCCAGCCGCGCTTGATCGCTACTACACGACGTCGAATCGTTTTCAGATCGACGTAACTTGAAGAATCGTTAGAATCGAATTTGGCATTTAAAGCTTTCATAATGCCGCTCTCCTTCCTTTCCAGGTCATTCCATTGGGCAGTCACATTGCCTATCCGCACGGATAAGCCGTCAACTGCTTGGCAGTCGCTTGGGCAACTGCTGTTTCCATGACGGAATTCACATTGCAATTGCTGTGCCAGTTGTTCATTTTGCGAGCGTTGCAACGGTCATAGCGATCGTAAGTTGTTTCAGCAACGCTGTTTAAGGGCCTTCGGAAATTGCTGTTTACACAGTGCCGATTGATGACTCAAATTGAAAAAATTGCACTCCGTTGTGATACACAGCGCCAAGCTGACGTCAAACTGACATTCGCAAGCTGAGTTGAGTAGGCAGCCCAGGTCCGTTTGGCTTCTAAAATGTGAGTTTGGCATACCACTACCCAAAATGTTGTTCTTGACTGTGCGTTATTGACTCTGCGTGGACCAGGGGCATCGCGCAATTGCGCTGCTGAAGCTTCCTAGTGCTCAGCCCTTGGCAGCTCTAATGCTGGTACTTGAGATCAGTGCGTCTGTCTTGTCTCTAATGCGTGAACGAGCACCGTTTTGCCTGAGCACACGCATACGTCTGGACCAAATTGCGTAGTCTCATAGCTGGCTGCAAGTTGCGCGGCAAGCATAAAAAGGGAGTGTTAAAAAACGTTCAACAGCCTAAACTGTTCAGCGGTTTACAGGTGTCTATTCGCTCTTGAACTGCCGGCCTTGGACGGCGACTACTTGAATTTTGACTGTTGGGTACCATGTTCAACTGGTTCAGACTAAAGAATAAGAAACCCTGTGCTGGCCCGAAATGGTTTGCCTGGATGTTGTTATTGGCAGCCGGAAGCTGGCCGTCTTCTACAGTGGCACAGTCACGATATGCGACCTCAGACAGTTTGAAGGGCTTTGTGCATTGGATTGACTTATACGATGACCAGAACCAGCGCATTGATCCGTCAGCCAATCACCGCCCATACTCACCAGAGAAAACCTGCGGGCGTTGTCACGACTACAAAACCATTGCACACGGCTGGCATTTCAACGGACCGCTCGACAAAGCCAGTGATCCAGGGCGACCTGGTCAGCCGCTAGTATGGAGCGACGCTCGTAGCGGTACGCATCTGCCATTGTCGTACCGAGGATGGCCAGGCACTCATCATCCGCAACAGCTTGGACTGACCCATTGGCAAATGGCTGCCAAACTTGGCGGTTACCTACCTGGACTAACCGTTGATGCGTCACACAGTTCGGGGAGTTATGCCGCATTAGCCGACACAGCCGCTCAACACGCCATAGATCGCAGCCGGATTACAGGCGCACTGCCCATCGACTGTATGCTCTGTCATCATCGGCCCAGCAGCGGCTACAGCCCGTTCGTGTGGACCGAGCAAATAGCTGAGCAGAATTTTGCCTATGCGCCGACCGCAGCCTTGGGCTTGGCCGTTGTAACTGGAGGCATGCGGCGCTTGAAGGAAGATTTTGATCCAACCTCTGAGGAGACTCGTGACCAGCTGCCCAAAGTCCAGTACGATACCGCCCGATTCCGTAGCGACGGCAAGGTGTTTATTGACGTGCTGCGCAAGCCATCCAACGATGCCTGTTACTACTGCCACTCCAATATCGCAACCGACTCACTGAGCGGTGCGCGTTGGCTGCACGATGAAGATGTACACTTACGGGCCGGCGTGGCTTGTGCCGACTGCCATCGCAATGGCCTGGATCACCAAACGGTGCGTGGGTTCGATGGTGAACAACACGCTGCGGGTGAATTGGTGGGCACACTCAGTTGCACGGGGTGCCATATGCCCGATCCAGCCGCGACGCAGGTCCCACCAAGCCCGGCAACCATTGAAATGGCTGGGCGTCTGGGAGCCCCCAAACCCGCGCACTATGGACTGCCGCCAATTCACTTTGAGAAGCTGAGCTGCACCGCGTGTCACGCTGGTCCAGCACTTTCCCAGCCGGTGCCGCGACAGTTGAACTCCATCGTGCATCAGTTGGGTAGCCATGTGAAACGGACAGGCCTAGAGCAGCCGGCCATTCTGGGAAGCGTAATGTTACCTGTGGATGCATCTGGGCAGCTTACCTCTGCTGAAACCAACGGCAGGTATACTCCGCACCGGCTACTGTGGCCGAGCTATTGGGCTGTTCTGAAAGACGGCCAGCTGACCCCGCTCAATCCCGAGCAGGCGTACGATTTGGTGCGCAAGTCGCTCAAGGTCCGTAAGGATTTGGCAGAGGAGATCGGCGAAATCAAGTTGTCGCTGGCCAAGCGCCAAGAAATATTGGGCGACGAACGTGCAGCCCGACTAAAGCCAGAAGAACTAAACGACCAGCAGCGAGCGGCTCTCGCTGCCGCCGAGAGTGAAGAGCGTCGGCTACAGGTTGAACAACGAATGTTGGCGGCGCTGAGTGACATCGAATCAGCAATCGAGGGGGCTCAAGCTGTGTACATCAGCGGTGGAGTCGGCCTGACTCGAGATCCCGATGGACGCTTAAGCAATTTATCTGCCGACAAGCTTGGCATGGCCGCTCAACCCTATGCATGGCCAGTCGCACACGCTGTTCGCCCGGCTCGACAATCGTTGGGGGCAAGCGGATGTACCCAGTGCCATAGTGATGATTCCAAGTTCTTTTTTGCCGAAGTGACACCTGTTGGAACTTTGCCTGACCAAGTGACTGAGCCACTGAAAGTGCACCGGCTTCAACAAGTAGATGTGCAGCGACTACGAAATTGGAATCAGTTGTTCGCTGGTCGCGATCTATTTAAGATCGTCGGCCTGTTGTCGCTGGCGCTGACGTTGGCTGTAGCGGTATCGGCTGCTGCGAGCAGCCTGAGTTCGCGTCGCGCAGAGCGTCCATAAGTCGAATAGGCGGCGATTAGGCGAGTTTAAATACAAGTGATGACGAGTACACTGACCATGGAGCTAATCCACGACTTGGTGCGTAGCAATCTGCTGGCGACCCTGCAATTTCAAGCCATTATCTTGCCCGCGTTGGCTGGAGCGACTGCGGTAATTGCCATCGGGGGTGTGCTGGTTTATACGACGCAGCGACATGTGAGTGACCGTCGCCCGCGTGGCTGGATCGCAACCACGGGCTACGCCGCATTCTGGCTGGCGATTCTAGTGCTGGCCGCAACCGCCTTCGGTTCAATCGTGCAGCAGGGCCACATGCAGCGTCAGGCATTGCTGGGTCACTTAATGGCGGCTGGCGCATTTACGATTTTTTTAGCCGTCGTGGCTGTAGGCTACTTGCCGCGCGGTGAACGAGACCAGAATCGATGGTGGCTAGAGAAGTGGAGTGCGTGGCTGTTGATCCTCAGCGGAGTGGCGACGGCCGGGACAATGCTGCTTGGCATGTTGCCCGTCGTCGATACCGCCGGTTTGAACAACATCACTGCTGTCCATCGATGGAGTGGACTGGCAACGGCTGTGGCGGCGATGTTTCACCTCTTTTCTCTGCTCGCCGGTCGATACGGCATGAGGTAGACCGAACCCATCAATTTAGCGTATCCACATGCTGGCATCGCGACTGTCAGTCACTGGATATAATACAGCTACAATCCATGTAGCTGCGTGTTCATTGGGCTGCGTGAGTGTCCGTTGCGGAAGAAGATGAATGCAACCATTGAATCCGAAAGACTTGCTGACTCGCCTGACTGTGGAAGATGAATCGTCGACACCTGGTGCACCCAGGACGGTCTTGCCCACTCGATTTCAAGAGTTGGAGCGACAGCTTCAAGATGTTCCGCTCACCGTTGCACCTTACCTCGAACTGGCCGAGATCTACCTGACTGCATCGCGCTGGTTGGATGCGCGCCGGGTTTTGGAGAAAGCCGTCGCGCGCTTTCCTGATGATCCGCAGGCCAATTTTCTTCACGAAGAATCGCAGTTGGCGCGTTCCGCCGAACTCTTGCAGGCTGCCCAACGCGAGTATGACGCAGAACCTACTGTATTGACTCAGAATCAACTACGGCAGTGTCAGTTGGAATGGAATGTTCTGCGCGAACGCGTCTATCGGCAACGACTGGCTCGAGAACCACAGCAGGTGGAGCTGTCGATCCCGCTGGCCGAGGCACTTGAGCAATTAGATCGAGTTGACGAGGCGATCGCTGTATTGCAGGCCGCTTGCCACGACCGAAAGTCTCGAGCCAAAATCTGGCTGACGCTGGCAAAACTTCTCGAACGCGCACATCAGATACCGCAGGCGCTGGCGGCTTATCGTCGCGCGGCACTGTATCGCGTGCCGCCGCCAACGGACGAAATCAAGCTCCAAGCGCTGCAATCCGCTGCCGATCTGGCCGAACGTAGCAAGATGATCGACTCGGCCCGGCGGTATCTATCGCTGCTGTTGGAAATCCAGCCCGGCAATATCCTCTGGCAACAACGCTTGGCTGAATTGCAACGACATAGCCTGTGAGCTGACAGCTTATCGATTCATCGGGCATTGGCGCAAAAATGTTTCCAGTATGCTGATGTCGGAATCGGGGCGCAAGGGGCAACCCGGATAGGCCCGATTGCTGTTGATCCAGCCTCGCAATTGCAAGAACTGCGCGGCGCTATGCTTGTAGGCTGGCACCGGATCGCGAAAGGCAAGGAATCCCAGGTACTGTAGCCAGTCATTCCACGAGTAAAAACTTGGGTCGTTCAGCTCCCACAAGCGATCGCGCACCGCAAACCAGTCGGGTGCCATGGTGCTCAGGCCCAATAGGTAATCGCTGCCATACATCACCATGTCGATCGCCAGGTCATTGCCAGTAAACACATGAAACTCGGGGCGCAGGCAATCACGAAT contains the following coding sequences:
- a CDS encoding long-chain-fatty-acid--CoA ligase, with the protein product MLGLMQDWPLTVDRILDHANTCFPQREVVTRSLEGPITRTNYGNIWRRAKQVTSALKQHGVQLGDRIATLAWNTDRHMEAWYGVMGMGAILHTVNPRLFPEQIVWIVNHAEDKMLFFDATFLPLVEKIAPHLKTVKSYILLTSREHLPQTTLPNLIAFEDFIAGQSTDAEWGGFDEHTACGLCYTSGTTGDPKGVLYSHRSNVIHALASNSVDCFGAGANDVVLPVVPMFHANAWAIAFGAPMCGAKLVMPGARLDGASVYELLETEKVTMTAAVPTVWMMLLNYLRENKLKLTALKRVAIGGAAVPEMILRAFEDDYGVEVIHAWGMTEMSPIGTIGKMLPEHYAMDRESQIKTKLKQGRALFTVEMKIVDEAGAELPRDGKAFGRLLVRGPAVSRAYFKNAGARNAKGECLEPDGFFDTGDIATLDQLGVMHITDRAKDVIKSGGEWISSIDIENIALGCDGVANAAVIAIAHPKWDERPLLIIEPKPGATPTKEKLLAFLQGKIAKWWMPDDVALVEKIPIGATGKVNKLSLRQQFEGYQLPHQ
- a CDS encoding MBL fold metallo-hydrolase, which gives rise to MEVVHHGAHEGVTGSCHELVVDASRSLLIDCGLFQGKDARAHSEEIEFSIANLQALVVTHIHLDHVGRIPYLIGAGFRKPIYCSPPSAKLLPLVMEDAVRIGLTRNQRLIERFIADLRKQIRPVAYHKWKRLDGGVQMRLSPAGHVLGSAVVEFEKDGQRIVFSGDLGTRDQPLLIPPASPERADLLVLESTYGDRLHEDRGDRAQRLEKVLVHTLENQGVTIIPAFSIGRTQELLFELNSILDHIGKPPRKSLLNGVDIIIDSPLAQRFSQMYDSLRPYWSDEARQVLEFDDQPFVFDNLVDIGSSDEHRYTIDYLQKSKLPAIVIAASGMCAGGRVVDYLKEFIGDPTTDIVFVGFQAMGTPGRYIQDTDWVMLDGQRYDIRASRHTLSGYSAHADQADLLRFVEGMPERPKAIRLVHGEPSAKEVLAQELRQRNYTVV
- a CDS encoding site-2 protease family protein, encoding MKVGKVYGIDVHVHWSFWVLVLFYLISVSRTGGIVEGVMAVTFILAVFACVLLHEFGHAAAAAYYGIPTRDITLLPFGGIARIERMPDKPLQELVVALAGPAVNIAIAALFIAPVTLGIMTNVSAPAVGWGTNFLAQLLVVNLLLVGFNLLPAFPMDGGRVLRSLLAIRLGHLRATQVAVRTGRWMALAFAIWAVVSLNVVLLLIAGFIYFAGLAELIQVRMRIAGQAADSQSAGAQHWSYQYSSSWAQPSQNAPNSAADDDIIDAVEVRHIR
- a CDS encoding tetratricopeptide repeat protein; its protein translation is MQPLNPKDLLTRLTVEDESSTPGAPRTVLPTRFQELERQLQDVPLTVAPYLELAEIYLTASRWLDARRVLEKAVARFPDDPQANFLHEESQLARSAELLQAAQREYDAEPTVLTQNQLRQCQLEWNVLRERVYRQRLAREPQQVELSIPLAEALEQLDRVDEAIAVLQAACHDRKSRAKIWLTLAKLLERAHQIPQALAAYRRAALYRVPPPTDEIKLQALQSAADLAERSKMIDSARRYLSLLLEIQPGNILWQQRLAELQRHSL